A single Lysinibacter sp. HNR DNA region contains:
- a CDS encoding RidA family protein, giving the protein MSGAASSREIGFNLSPFIPGLSETVVVPPGASLIHTSGHTAGLAAEVQTFETQLDITFATLDRALRNAGASMKDVIRLTYYVTDLSSRSIDTLRTVRDRWVDTARPPASALLGIEQLYHPDIYVEIDAIAAVVPREE; this is encoded by the coding sequence GTGAGTGGCGCCGCTTCTTCCCGGGAAATCGGTTTTAATCTTAGTCCTTTCATTCCGGGCCTTTCCGAAACCGTTGTTGTCCCTCCGGGTGCGAGTCTCATCCACACCTCGGGGCACACTGCGGGCCTTGCCGCTGAGGTGCAAACATTTGAGACTCAGCTTGACATTACCTTTGCCACCCTCGACCGCGCGCTACGCAACGCGGGAGCCTCGATGAAGGATGTGATCCGCCTTACCTACTACGTCACCGACCTGAGCTCGCGCAGCATCGACACCCTGCGCACGGTGCGCGACCGCTGGGTAGACACGGCTCGCCCTCCAGCCAGCGCCCTCCTCGGTATCGAGCAGCTCTACCATCCCGATATTTATGTTGAAATTGATGCGATTGCCGCGGTGGTTCCTCGCGAAGAATAA
- a CDS encoding RES family NAD+ phosphorylase, whose product MFSGSNLDHAGAKDLLADVLNDGEIVRRRFLPIAYPGGGNLKRWEELRDEMMHVNRWFLADPMDMDRIKNLLNYLIAQQYLIENQRWYRARLMNSDVVYPLAEMGAPPRHLARHGRANPAGIPYLYLGSTPATAVAELRPHTGEHACVAEFTLSGSGLKFADLRDPRGLTSPLIGDESDVIRLRADLSFLERLGEELTRPVQPSGAPYEYIPTQYLCEFMKTCGFDGVLYRSSVSNDNGINLALFNPDSANATKVNRVSVERVSVQISQ is encoded by the coding sequence ATGTTCTCCGGATCAAACCTGGATCATGCAGGAGCAAAAGACCTTCTCGCTGATGTCCTCAACGACGGCGAAATCGTTCGCAGACGCTTCCTTCCAATTGCCTACCCGGGTGGTGGAAACCTAAAGCGCTGGGAAGAACTCCGCGATGAAATGATGCATGTGAACCGATGGTTCCTCGCCGACCCAATGGACATGGATCGCATTAAAAACCTACTCAACTATCTGATAGCTCAGCAATACTTAATTGAAAACCAACGCTGGTACCGAGCCCGTCTCATGAACAGCGACGTTGTATACCCTCTTGCCGAAATGGGGGCACCTCCTCGGCATCTTGCCAGACACGGGCGCGCAAACCCTGCTGGCATCCCTTATCTCTACTTGGGCTCCACACCAGCAACGGCTGTTGCAGAACTGCGACCACACACTGGAGAACACGCGTGCGTCGCTGAGTTCACACTGTCCGGCTCAGGCTTGAAGTTTGCAGATCTTAGAGATCCACGAGGTTTGACTTCACCACTGATCGGCGACGAGAGTGATGTGATCCGACTGAGAGCCGACCTGTCTTTTCTTGAGCGATTAGGCGAAGAGCTTACGCGCCCCGTGCAACCCAGCGGCGCTCCGTACGAATATATCCCGACCCAATATCTTTGTGAGTTCATGAAAACCTGCGGGTTTGACGGAGTGCTCTACCGCAGCTCCGTCAGTAACGACAACGGGATCAACCTCGCCCTATTCAACCCCGACTCCGCTAACGCAACAAAAGTCAATCGAGTCTCTGTCGAGCGAGTTAGCGTACAGATCAGCCAGTGA
- a CDS encoding aminodeoxychorismate/anthranilate synthase component II, translating into MSNKISARVLIVDNFDSYTWNIFQGVAQLTQVLPEVLLNNSLTGALNNLERYTHIILGPGPGDPRTPTDVGAGYALLEKARVPLLGVCLGHQMLAVHYGATLQHLEQPAHGRVSTIRHNGTGLFQNLPPHTSVVRYHSITVSDLGRSGLSPDAHTVDGDEIMGISDAAKRRYGVQFHPESILTSDGQRMLTNFLMLQ; encoded by the coding sequence ATGAGCAACAAGATTTCCGCGCGCGTTCTGATCGTTGACAACTTCGACTCCTACACGTGGAATATCTTTCAGGGGGTGGCACAGCTCACACAGGTCCTACCCGAGGTTCTGCTCAACAACTCACTGACAGGGGCGCTTAATAACCTAGAACGGTACACCCACATCATTCTGGGTCCCGGACCGGGAGACCCCAGGACACCCACCGATGTGGGGGCGGGATACGCGCTCCTTGAAAAAGCTCGCGTACCGCTCCTCGGCGTTTGCCTGGGGCACCAGATGCTCGCGGTGCACTATGGCGCCACGCTACAACATCTGGAACAACCCGCACACGGCCGCGTGAGCACGATACGACACAATGGCACCGGCCTGTTCCAGAACCTGCCGCCACACACATCCGTTGTGCGATACCACTCGATCACTGTGTCAGACCTGGGACGCTCAGGCCTCTCACCCGATGCCCACACCGTCGACGGGGACGAGATCATGGGAATTAGCGATGCTGCGAAAAGACGATACGGAGTACAGTTTCATCCCGAATCGATTCTGACCTCAGACGGCCAACGCATGTTGACAAACTTTCTTATGCTGCAGTGA
- a CDS encoding sce7725 family protein translates to MYYPFFRGKQFELLAIRESASTIANAGFVPIIEPVRETFTGLHRALQELVTKGATAAVIVNPRHGDHKEDTENLTAYLEESYSDNDAISPALLLTNSLTTEDAIALVSRYKDRTVTIIHAGFTDGKGLSTALPNEKYTHVFLDTRNILYRRHFKNTQKGVQRILIEDGFERKKNAEYDLIDRFSDLHVTYSELGGDGYGDFLTIGDYYTEGGGPAYAVAIHLTFIDPQQDDAMFVYHFKSDTNDTPVDPAGKFSQALSKLLAELDRDDANILNTSAIQEFRDLHEKGHFPGLGYVKKLSIKHHLETLASYHTYV, encoded by the coding sequence GTGTACTATCCGTTCTTTCGTGGTAAGCAATTTGAGCTTTTAGCAATCCGAGAATCAGCTAGCACTATCGCTAACGCTGGCTTTGTTCCAATTATTGAGCCAGTCCGGGAGACCTTTACAGGTTTACACCGGGCGTTACAAGAACTTGTTACAAAAGGCGCGACAGCGGCTGTGATCGTCAACCCCCGTCACGGAGACCATAAAGAGGATACTGAAAACCTTACTGCCTACCTGGAGGAAAGCTACAGCGATAACGATGCGATCTCGCCTGCACTGCTCCTCACAAACAGCTTAACTACCGAAGACGCAATCGCCCTAGTGTCACGCTACAAAGATCGAACCGTGACCATTATCCATGCAGGCTTCACCGATGGTAAAGGGCTCTCCACTGCGCTACCGAACGAAAAATATACGCATGTGTTTTTGGACACTCGGAACATTCTCTATAGACGACACTTTAAGAACACTCAGAAGGGTGTCCAACGAATTCTCATAGAAGACGGCTTTGAACGAAAAAAGAACGCTGAGTACGACCTTATTGACCGTTTCTCGGATCTGCATGTAACGTACAGTGAGTTAGGTGGGGATGGTTACGGCGATTTCCTTACTATTGGCGATTACTATACCGAAGGCGGGGGACCAGCTTACGCAGTCGCGATTCACCTCACCTTTATCGATCCCCAACAAGACGACGCAATGTTTGTCTATCATTTCAAATCCGACACAAACGACACGCCGGTAGATCCCGCAGGAAAATTCTCTCAGGCACTCTCCAAGCTACTTGCTGAGCTTGACCGTGATGACGCCAACATTCTGAACACCTCCGCGATTCAAGAGTTTCGTGACCTTCACGAAAAAGGCCATTTTCCCGGCCTCGGCTATGTGAAAAAGCTATCTATCAAGCATCACCTTGAGACGCTTGCAAGCTACCATACCTATGTCTAG
- a CDS encoding anthranilate synthase component I family protein codes for MTTIQNEEAEAWGAQASTRDPEVVIESIKISSSRTLNYRELDQEISTPELFRALVNDNRDAVWLDSARRAYQMGNYSIIAPRDPRVDPLVTYNADLQRVGVEHDGKISYFNNTIEDYLDTALPQPDDTATNLPFPFVGGYVGYLGYGCKGVGDTTRTDPTGKDAQLVFVSRFAIVDHAAGGRVYLAALSGDDHASQATAHRWIREAAHRVETLAEKGGTQHPGSATNNSNTHNPADNTSFSPGSTKTPLVAHSSVSQEEYLAAVEEVQSWLRRGESYEACYTYQLSFPHSTEDSWHTYQRLRNTNPAPYGAFLRFGERSVLSCSPERFVSITPTGVIESKPIKGTAARSEVDDDAVSERLRTDPKNRAENLMIVDLLRNDLGRICEVGSIEVTTLMGVETYETVHQLVSTIRGQLAPQPPSTILTTLFPGGSMTGAPKIRTVQLLDQLEKEPRGVYSGAIGYFSLSGQVDLSIVIRTATIDGGRVTVGTGGAITVLSEAADELSETILKTAPLLEAFDVSHPFAAR; via the coding sequence GTGACCACAATACAAAACGAGGAAGCCGAGGCATGGGGCGCACAAGCATCCACACGAGACCCGGAGGTCGTCATAGAGAGCATAAAGATATCCTCATCCCGGACTCTCAACTACCGCGAGCTAGACCAAGAGATCAGTACCCCCGAACTTTTTAGGGCCCTGGTGAACGACAACCGCGATGCGGTCTGGCTGGACTCGGCCCGGCGAGCATACCAAATGGGAAACTACTCCATAATTGCGCCTCGCGACCCCCGTGTTGACCCGCTTGTCACCTACAACGCAGACCTCCAGCGGGTTGGAGTGGAACACGATGGGAAAATCTCATATTTCAACAACACCATTGAGGACTATCTCGACACGGCCCTACCTCAACCGGATGACACAGCAACGAACCTACCCTTCCCCTTCGTCGGTGGTTATGTGGGGTACCTGGGATACGGGTGCAAGGGAGTCGGCGACACAACACGAACCGACCCCACGGGGAAGGACGCTCAGTTAGTTTTTGTCTCGCGCTTTGCAATTGTCGACCATGCGGCGGGAGGCCGAGTGTATCTCGCCGCCCTGTCGGGAGACGACCACGCATCACAGGCAACTGCTCACCGCTGGATTCGGGAGGCCGCACACCGGGTCGAAACTCTCGCAGAAAAGGGTGGCACCCAGCACCCCGGCAGCGCCACAAACAACAGCAACACCCACAACCCCGCTGACAACACCAGCTTCTCCCCCGGCAGCACCAAGACACCACTCGTGGCACACTCATCCGTCTCGCAAGAGGAGTATCTTGCCGCTGTTGAGGAGGTGCAGTCCTGGCTGAGGCGGGGAGAAAGCTACGAAGCCTGCTACACCTACCAGCTCTCTTTTCCCCACAGCACCGAAGATTCGTGGCACACCTATCAGCGTCTAAGAAACACAAACCCCGCCCCCTATGGAGCCTTCCTACGCTTTGGAGAACGGTCAGTTCTCTCGTGTAGCCCCGAGCGCTTCGTCTCAATAACCCCCACCGGAGTGATCGAGAGCAAGCCCATCAAGGGAACCGCTGCCCGTTCAGAAGTTGATGACGATGCCGTATCGGAGAGACTGCGCACCGACCCCAAAAATCGGGCCGAAAATCTCATGATTGTAGACCTGCTGCGGAACGACCTGGGCCGCATCTGCGAGGTCGGATCCATTGAGGTTACAACCCTGATGGGGGTGGAGACCTACGAAACCGTTCATCAACTCGTCTCCACCATCAGGGGACAGCTCGCCCCCCAGCCTCCCTCGACAATCCTCACCACCCTCTTCCCCGGGGGCTCCATGACTGGCGCCCCCAAAATCCGTACGGTACAGCTGCTGGATCAGCTCGAAAAGGAACCTCGGGGGGTCTATTCCGGTGCGATCGGGTATTTTTCTCTATCGGGTCAGGTTGACCTGTCGATTGTGATTCGCACGGCAACAATCGACGGCGGACGAGTCACCGTGGGGACGGGCGGAGCCATCACGGTTCTCAGCGAGGCGGCAGACGAACTATCCGAGACGATCCTCAAAACCGCCCCGCTCCTTGAGGCGTTTGATGTGTCCCACCCGTTTGCTGCACGCTAG
- a CDS encoding TetR/AcrR family transcriptional regulator has translation MERNPERTQARLLEAATAEFSAHGLAGGRVDRIAKNAGVNKERIYQYFSNKEGLFSAVLDHQLSSIIDEVPLDGSEPEDIVHYARALYTYHSNNPVFSRLLHWEGLELDPSAALIRCEQQASQKMDQFMTVFPHLTRTESANLLLTILTLANSWSVLHNLGAQIFGNPAPPQHEAIESVVRALINGYQNRTSPT, from the coding sequence ATGGAGCGCAATCCCGAACGTACCCAAGCTCGACTTCTCGAAGCCGCGACCGCAGAGTTCAGCGCACACGGGCTTGCTGGGGGGCGGGTTGACCGCATCGCAAAAAACGCGGGTGTGAACAAAGAACGGATCTACCAATATTTCTCCAATAAAGAAGGACTCTTCTCCGCCGTTCTCGATCATCAGCTCTCCAGCATTATTGACGAGGTTCCCCTCGATGGCTCCGAACCAGAAGACATCGTTCACTACGCCCGCGCGCTCTACACCTACCACAGCAATAACCCCGTGTTCTCCCGGCTCCTCCACTGGGAGGGACTCGAACTCGACCCCTCCGCCGCTCTGATCCGCTGTGAGCAACAGGCATCTCAAAAGATGGATCAGTTCATGACGGTCTTTCCACACCTCACCCGCACCGAATCGGCCAACCTCTTGCTCACCATACTCACCCTCGCCAACTCCTGGTCTGTGCTACACAACCTCGGCGCACAGATCTTTGGCAACCCTGCTCCCCCTCAGCACGAGGCCATCGAGTCCGTGGTTCGGGCGCTTATCAACGGATACCAGAACCGCACCTCCCCAACCTAA
- a CDS encoding sce7726 family protein, producing MSSTTQEIAALSRVFSPVILREIGKAGRSPLLARLLVEAKIPERLDHEATLADAFELAFSLLCKVGNRDDYVYRTAITQKIVLGRHNLRTATPLNEVRTGKSKADLVVLNGTATAYEIKSERDTTRRLANQLADYRSVFASVNVVTSPSQTDTVLRIAPEDVGVLALSARFRLQTVREPINLPERTSPLAIVNTLRFEEATTVLTKLGIAFPEVPNTQRWRLLREIFADLKPVDVHAKAIETLKTTRSYAHLESFVKRLPKPLSSAILSANLPPPAQQNLSAVTWQPLSSALAWS from the coding sequence ATGTCCTCCACGACGCAAGAAATAGCGGCTCTCTCTCGTGTTTTTTCCCCTGTCATATTGCGGGAGATTGGCAAGGCAGGACGTTCTCCTCTCTTGGCCAGACTTCTTGTTGAAGCTAAGATTCCAGAAAGGCTTGACCACGAAGCAACCCTGGCAGACGCTTTTGAGTTGGCATTCTCGCTACTGTGCAAGGTCGGCAACCGTGATGACTACGTCTACCGAACCGCAATCACACAAAAGATCGTCCTCGGTAGACACAACCTCCGAACCGCAACACCGTTGAATGAGGTGCGCACCGGCAAATCAAAAGCCGATCTTGTCGTACTCAACGGGACGGCTACCGCCTACGAGATAAAATCTGAGCGCGATACTACTCGCAGGCTAGCAAACCAACTTGCGGACTACCGCTCCGTATTCGCAAGCGTGAATGTGGTAACGAGCCCCTCACAAACGGATACCGTGCTGCGCATAGCACCCGAGGATGTTGGAGTACTAGCGCTTTCCGCACGATTCCGGCTTCAAACCGTGAGGGAACCAATCAACTTGCCCGAACGAACCTCACCGTTGGCAATTGTTAACACTCTTCGATTTGAAGAAGCGACAACCGTGCTTACCAAGCTCGGCATCGCATTTCCCGAGGTACCCAACACTCAACGGTGGAGACTGCTCCGAGAAATTTTCGCAGACCTTAAACCTGTTGATGTTCACGCGAAAGCAATCGAAACGCTAAAAACAACTCGATCGTACGCCCACCTTGAATCCTTTGTGAAGCGTCTTCCAAAACCTCTGAGTTCAGCAATCCTCTCCGCAAATCTACCACCCCCCGCCCAGCAAAATTTGAGCGCCGTAACGTGGCAACCGCTCTCCTCTGCGCTAGCGTGGAGTTAG